From a region of the Desmodus rotundus isolate HL8 chromosome 7, HLdesRot8A.1, whole genome shotgun sequence genome:
- the CHD8 gene encoding chromodomain-helicase-DNA-binding protein 8 isoform X3, with protein MKGESKRITLVLQQPQSGGPQGHRVVLGSLPGKIVLQGNQLAALTQAKNAQGQPAKVVTIQLQVQQPQQKIQIVPQPPSSQPQPQQPPSTQPVTLSSVQQAQIMGPGPSPGQRLSVPLKVVLQPQAGSSQGASSGLSVVKVLSASEVAALSSPASSVPQTGGKTGMEENRRLEHQKKQEKANRIVAEAIARARARGEQNIPRVLNEDELPSVRPEEEGEKKRRKKSSGERLKEEKPKKSKTSGTSKTKGKSKLNTITPVVGKKRKRNTSSDNSDVEIMPAQSPREDEESSIQKRRSNRQVKRKKYTEDLDIKITDDEEEEEVDVTGPIKTEPILPEPVQEPDGETLPSMQFFVENPSEEDAAIVDKVLSMRIVKKELPSGQYTEAEEFFVKYKNYSYLHCEWATISQLEKDKRIHQKLKRFKTKMAQMRHFFHEDEEPFNPDYVEVDRILDESHSIDKDNGEPVIYYLVKWCSLPYEDSTWELKEDVDEGKIREFKRIQSRHPELKRVNRPQASAWKKLELSHEYKNRNQLREYQLEGVNWLLFNWYNRQNCILADEMGLGKTIQSIAFLQEVYNVGIHGPFLVIAPLSTITNWEREFNTWTEMNTIVYHGSLASRQMIQQYEMYCKDSRGRLIPGAYKFDALITTFEMILSDCPELREIEWRCVIIDEAHRLKNRNCKLLDSLKHMDLEHKVLLTGTPLQNTVEELFSLLHFLEPSQFPSESEFLKDFGDLKTEEQVQKLQAILKPMMLRRLKEDVEKNLAPKQETIIEVELTNIQKKYYRAILEKNFSFLSKGAGHTNMPNLLNTMMELRKCCNHPYLINGAEEKILTEFREACHIIPHDFHLQAMVRSAGKLVLIDKLLPKLKAGGHKVLIFSQMVRCLDILEDYLIQRRYLYERIDGRVRGNLRQAAIDRFSKPDSDRFVFLLCTRAGGLGINLTAADTCIIFDSDWNPQNDLQAQARCHRIGQSKAVKVYRLITRNSYEREMFDKASLKLGLDKAVLQSMSGRDGNITGIQQFSKKEIEDLLRKGAYAAIMEEDDEGSKFCEEDIDQILLRRTTTITIESEGKGSTFAKASFVASENRTDISLDDPNFWQKWAKKADLDMDLLNSKNNLVIDTPRVRKQTRHFSTLKDDDLVEFSDLESDDDERPRSRRHDRHHTYGRTDCFRVEKHLLVYGWGRWRDILSHGRFKRRMTERDVETICRAILVYCLLHYRGDENIKGFIWDLISPAENGKTKELQNHSVFNVSPSPGLSIPVPRGRKGKKVKSQSTFDIHKADWIRKYNPDTLFQDESYKKHLKHQCNKVLLRVRMLYYLRQEVIGDQAEKVLGGAIASEIDIWFPVVDQLEVPTTWWDSEADKSLLIGVFKHGYEKYNTMRADPALCFLEKAGRPDDKAIAAEHRVLDNFSDIVEGVDFDKDCEDPEYKPLQGPPKDQDDEGDPLMMMDEEISVIDGDEAQVTQQPGHLFWPPGSALTARLRRLVTAYQRSYKREQMKIEAAERGDRRRRRCEAAFKLKEIARREKQQRWTRREQTDFYRVVSTFGVEYDPDTMQFHWDRFRTFARLDKKTDESLTKYFHGFVAMCRQVCRLPPAAGDEPPDPNLFIEPITEERASRTLYRIELLRRLREQVLCHPLLEERLALCQPPGPELPKWWEPVRHDGELLRGAARHGVSQTDCNIMQDPDFSFLAARMNYMQNHQAGAPAPSLSRCSTPLLHQQYTSRAASPLPLRPEAPVEKPPEETAAQDPSLDSLTLKLEHEVVARSRATPQVYEMRVAPSDTAPLVSRSVPPVKLEDEDDSDSELDLSKLSPSSSSSSSSSSSSSSTDESEDEKEEKLTADRSHSKLYDEESLLSLTMSQDGFPNEDGEQMTPELLLLQERQRASEWPKDRVLINRIDLVCQAVLSGKWPSSRRSQEMVTGGILEPGNHLLDSPLLTPGEYGDSPVPTPRSSSAASMAEEEVSAVTTTAAAQFTKLRRGMDEKEFTVQIKDEEGLKLTFQKHKLMANGVMGDVHPLFHKKKGNRKKLVELEEECMEEPNHLDLDLETRIPVINKVDGTLLVGEDAPRRAELEMWLQGHPEFAVDPRFLAYMEDRRKQKWQRCKKNNKVELNCLGMEPVQTANSRNGKKGHPAETVFNRVLPEPIAPDNSKKRSRRMRPDLSKMMALMQGGGTGSLSLHNTFQHSNSGLQSVSSLGHSSTTSASLPFVPFMMGGSASSPHVDSSTMLHHHHHHPHPHHHHHHHPGLRASGYPSSPATTTSGTALRLPQLQPEEDEDDEDEDDDDLSQGYDSSERDFSLIDDPMMPANSDSSEDADD; from the exons GTGAAAAGAAACGCAGGAAAAAGAGCAGTGGAGAGAGGCTCAAGGAAGAAAAGCCAAAGAAGAGCAAAACATCTGGTACCTCCAAAACCAAGGGCAAGAGTAAGCTGAA CACCATCACTCCTGTGGTGGGTAAGAAGAGAAAGCGTAATACCTCATCTGATAATTCAGATGTGGAAATCATGCCTGCACAATCACCCCGGGAAGATGAAGAAAGCAGCATTCAG AAGAGACGCTCAAACCGTCAAGTTAAGCGAAAAAAATATACAGAGGATTTGGATATAAAAATCACAGAtgatgaggaagaagaagaagtggATGTAACTGGTCCAATAAAAACCGAGCCTATCCTTCCTGAACCAGTGCAGGAACCAGATGGCGAAACTTTGCCTTCCATGCAGTTCTTTGTG GAGAATCCCAGTGAAGAAGATGCAGCCATTGTGGACAAAGTGCTTTCTATGCGGATCGTGAAGAAGGAG CTTCCATCTGGACAATATACCGAAGCAGAAGAATTCTTTGTCAAGTACAAGAACTA CTCCTATCTGCACTGTGAATGGGCTACCATCTCCCAACTAGAGAAAGATAAGAGGATCCATCAAAAACTAAAGCGCTTCAAAACCAAAATGGCTCAGATGAGACACTTCTTCCATGAG GATGAAGAGCCCTTCAACCCAGACTACGTAGAGGTGGACAGGATATTGGATGAGTCTCACAGTAttgacaaggacaatggggag CCTGTAATTTACTACCTGGTGAAATGGTGCTCTCTGCCCTATGAGGATAGTACATGGGAACTGAAAGAGGATGTTGATGAGGGCAAGATTCGAGAATTTAAACGGATCCAGTCGAGGCACCCAGAACTCAAAAGAGTG aATCGTCCTCAGGCAAGTGCCTGGAAGAAGTTGGAGCTGTCACATGAGTATAAAAACAGAAACCAGTTACGGGAATATCAGTTGGAAGGGGTCAATTGGCTGCTCTTTAATTGGTATAACAG GCAGAATTGCATCCTGGCTGATGAGATGGGATTGGGCAAAACTATTCAATCCATTGCCTTCTTGCAGGAGGTATATAATGTAGGTATCCATGGTCCCTTCCTCGTCATTGCCCCACTGTCCACAATTACTAACTGGGAGCGGGAATTCAATACATGGACAGAGATGAACACTATTGTGTACCATGGCAGTCTGGCCAGCCGGCAGATGATTCAACAATATGAAATGTACTGCAAAGATTCACGG GGGCGCCTCATCCCAGGTGCATACAAGTTTGATGCCCTGATCACCACTTTTGAGATGATATTGTCAGACTGTCCCGAACTTCGTGAGATTGAATGGCGCTGTGTTATCATTGATGAGGCCCATCGACTAAAGAACCGTAATTGCAAGCTGCTTGATAGTCTCAAGCACATGGACCTG GAACACAAAGTGCTACTCACGGGAACACCACTGCAAAATACTGTGGAGGAGCTGTTCAGTTTGCTTCATTTCTTAGAACCATCACAGTTTCCCTCAGAATCAGAGTTCCTCAAGGACTTTGGGGATCTCAAGACAGAGGAACAG gtTCAGAAGCTACAGGCCATTCTCAAGCCAATGATGCTAAGAAGGCTGAAAGAGGATGTTGAAAAAAACCTGGCACCCAAACAGGAAACTATTATTGAAGTAGAACTGACCAACATCCAGAAGAAATACTACCGGGCTATTTTGGAGAagaatttctcctttctttccaaagGGGCAGGTCATACTAACATGCCTAATCTACTCAACACAATGATGGAGTTGCGTAAATGCTGCAACCACCCATATCTCATTAATG GTGCAGAAGAAAAAATCCTAACAGAATTTCGAGAAGCTTGCCATATTATACCTCATGACTTCCACTTGCAGGCCATGGTTCGTTCAGCTGGCAAATTGGTTCTTATTGACAAGTTACTTCCAAAACTTAAAGCTGGTGGCCATAAGGTTCTGATCTTCTCCCAGATGGTACGCTGCCTAGATATCCTAGAGGATTATCTAATCCAGAGGAG GTACTTATATGAGCGTATTGATGGGCGAGTTAGAGGTAACCTTCGACAGGCAGCTATTGACCGCTTCAGCAAGCCTGACTCAGACCGCTTTGTCTTCTTGCTATGCACCCGGGCTGGTGGACTTGGCATTAATCTCACAGCTGCTGATACCTGCATCATCTTTGATTCAGACTGGAATCCACAAAATGACCTGCAG GCCCAGGCACGTTGTCATCGAATTGGGCAGAGCAAAGCTGTGAAAGTTTACCGTCTCATTACTCGGAATTCTTATGAGAGAGAGATGTTTGATAAGGCTAGCCTCAAGTTGGGATTGGATAAAGCCGTGCTTCAGTCCATGAGTGGTCGGGATGGCAACATTACTGGA ATCCAGCAATTCTCCAAGAAGGAAATTGAAGATCTCTTACGAAAAGGAGCATATGCAGCCATAATGGAGGAAGATGATGAGGGCTCCAAATTTTGTGAAGAAGACATTGACCAGATCTTGTTAAGACGAACCACAACCATTACCATTGAGTCTGAAGGAAAGGGTTCTACCTTTGCCAAG GCAAGTTTTGTTGCTTCTGAAAATAGGACAGATATTTCTCTGGATGACCCCAACTTTTGGCAAAAGTGGGCCAAAAAGGCTGACCTCGATATGGACCTACTCAATAGCAAG AATAACTTGGTGATTGACACACCTAGAGTACGGAAACAGACTCGCCACTTCAGTACTCTGAAAGATGATGACTTGGTGGAATTCTCTGATTTGGAAAGTGATGACGATGAGCGGCCACGCTCTCGCCGGCATGACCGTCATCATACCTATGGGCGAACTGACTGCTTTCGGGTGGAAAAGCACCTACTGGTATATGG TTGGGGACGATGGCGAGATATCTTGTCTCACGGACGCTTCAAGCGACGTATGACTGAACGAGATGTGGAGACAATTTGCCGAGCCATCCTCGTGTACTGTCTTCTACATTATCGTGGGGATGAAAATATCAAAGGCTTCATTTGGGACTTGATTAGCCCTGCTGAAAATGGCAAGACAAAAGAATTGCAGAATCATTCAG TCTTCAATGTCTCCCCTTCCCCAGGTCTATCTATCCCTGTGCCCCGTGGAcgcaaggggaaaaaagtaaagtcACAAAGCACTTTTGATATCCATAAGGCAGATTGGATCCGGAAATACAACCCTGATACTCTGTTCCAAGATGAAAGTTATAAGAAGCATTTGAAACATCAGTGTAATAA GGTGCTATTACGAGTACGAATGCTATATTATCTGAGGCAGGAAGTGATTGGAGACCAGGCAGAGAAGGTGTTAGGGGGTGCCATTGCAAG TGAGATTGACATATGGTTCCCAGTAGTGGATCAGCTGGAGGTTCCAACAACATGGTGGGACAGTGAGGCTGACAAGTCCTTGCTCATTGGCGTGTTTAAGCATG GCTATGAAAAATACAACACCATGAGGGCAGACCCAGCTTTATGCTTCCTGGAAAAGGCTGGCCGACCAGATGACAAAGCTATTGCAGCAGAACATCGAGTGTTGGATAACTTCTCTGACATAGTAGAAGG GGTTGACTTTGATAAGGATTGTGAAGATCCTGAGTATAAACCACTCCAGGGTCCCCCAAAGGACCAGGATGATGAG GGTGATCCTTTGATGATGATGGATGAGGAGATCTCAGTGATTGATGGAGATGAAG CCCAGGTAACCCAACAGCCAGGCCATCTGTTCTGGCCTCCAGGCTCTGCTCTGACAGCTAGGCTTCGGCGCCTAGTTACAGCCTATCAGCGCAGCTACAAGAGAGAACAGATGAAGATAGAGGCTGCAGAACGTGGGGACCGGAGAAGGAGGCGTTGTGAGGCAGCCTTCAAGCTGAAAGAAATTGCACGGCGGGAAAAACAGCAACG ATGGACAAGGCGTGAACAGACTGATTTCTATCGAGTAGTGTCTACCTTTGGTGTGGAGTATGACCCTGACACCATGCAATTCCATTGGGATCGCTTCCGCACTTTTGCTCGACTGGacaaaaaaacagatgaaagcCTTACCAAGTATTTCCATGGCTTTGTGGCCATGTGCCGCCAAGTGTGCCGCCTTCCCCCAGCAGCTGGAGATG AGCCTCCGGACCCTAATCTGTTTATTGAGCCCATCACTGAGGAGAGGGCTTCACGGACACTCTACCGTATCGAATTGCTTCGGCGCTTACGGGAACAAGTTTTATGCCACCCCCTTTTAGAAGAGCGTTTGGCATTATGTCAGCCTCCGGGTCCTGAATTGCCCAAGTGGTGGGAGCCTGTTCGACATGATGGGGAGCTTCTAAGAGGGGCAGCCCGCCATGGGGTGAGCCAAACAGACTGCAACATCATGCAGGACCCAGACTTCTCTTTTCTGGCTGCCCGAATGAATTACATGCAGAACCATCAGGCAggagcaccagctccctccctgtCACGCTGCTCTACGCCACTGCTACACCAGCAGTATACTTCGCGCGCTGCCTCACCGTTGCCTCTGCGCCCAGAAGCTCCTGTTGAAAAGCCACCCGAGGAGACAGCTGCACAGGACCCCAGTCTGGACAGTCTAACTTTAAAGCTAGAGCATGAAGTGGTGGCCAGGAGCCGAGCAACCCCTCAAGTCTATGAGATGCGAGTAGCCCCTTCTGATACTGCCCCTCTGGTTTCCCGGAGTGTCCCACCAGTCAAACTGGAGGATGAGGATGATTCAGACTCTGAGCTAGACTTGAGTAAGCTGTCACCAtcatcctcttcttcctcatcttcgtccagctccagctccagcactGATGAGAGTGAggacgagaaggaagaaaagctAA CTGCTGACCGGTCCCACTCAAAGCTCTATGATGAAGAGAGTCTCCTGTCCCTCACTATGTCCCAAGATGGATTCCCAAATGAAGATGGAGAACAAATGACCCCTGAGCTTCTGCTGCTACAAGAAAGACAAAGAGCCTCTGAGTGGCCCAAG GATCGTGTCCTGATAAACCGCATTGACCTCGTCTGCCAGGCTGTACTCTCAGGGAAGTGGCCTTCTAGCCGCCGGAGCCAGGAAATGGTAACAGGAGGAATTTTGGAGCCAGGCAACCACTTGCTAGACAGTCCCTTATTGACTCCAGGAGAGTATGGTGACTCTCCAGTCCCTACACCACGAAGTAGCAGTGCAGCTTCCATGGCAGAGGAGGAAGTGTCTGCAGTCACCACCACAGCCGCAGCTCAGTTCACCAAACTTCGCCGAGGCATGGATGAGAAGGAGTTTACAGTTCAGATCAAAGAT GAAGAAGGATTGAAACTAACATTCCAGAAGCACAAGTTGATGGCTAATGGAGTAATGGGAGATGTACATCCTCTGTTTCATAAGAAGAAGGGGAACAGAAAGAAGCTAGTCGAG CTGGAGGAGGAATGCATGGAAGAGCCTAATCACCTTGATCTGGACCTGGAGACTCGGATCCCTGTCATCAATAAGGTGGATGGTACTTTGCTGGTGGGTGAGGATGCTCCTCGCCGGGCTGAACTGGAGATGTGGTTACAGGGTCATCCAGAGTTTGCTGTTGATCCCCGATTTCTAGCG TACATGGAGGATCGTAGAAAACAGAAGTGGCagagatgtaaaaaaaataacaaggtaGAATTGAACTGTTTGGGAATGGAACCAGTACAGACCGCCAACTCTAGGAATGGAAAAAAG GGTCACCCTGCTGAAACTGTGTTCAACCGGGTTTTGCCAGAGCCTATTGCCCCAGACAACAGTAAGAAGAGATCCCGTAGGATGCGACCAGACCTTTCTAAGATGATGGCCCTGATGCAGGGTGGAGGCACTGGGTCCCTATCTCTGCATAATACCTTCCAGCACAGCAATAGTGGCCTGCAGTCTGTGTCATCTCTGGGTCATAGCAGTACCACTTCTGCATCTTTGCCTTTTGTGCCGTTTATGATGGGTGGTTCTGCATCATCCCCTCATGTAGACTCCAGCACCATgcttcatcaccaccaccaccacccccacccccaccatcatcaccatcaccatccaGGCCTGAGAGCTTCTGGTTACCCTTCTTCACCAGCCACTACCACCTCTGGTACTGCCTTGAGGTTGCCACAACTGCAACCTGAGGAGGACGAGGACGATgaggatgaagatgatgatgatttaTCTCAGGGCTATGATAGCTCAGAAAGGGACTTCTCACTCATTGATGATCCTATGATGCCAGCCAACTCAGACTCCAGTGAAGATGCGGATGACTGA